From one Panulirus ornatus isolate Po-2019 chromosome 11, ASM3632096v1, whole genome shotgun sequence genomic stretch:
- the LOC139751581 gene encoding uncharacterized protein, producing MVMVALAALRGDVEKLKEERNLGPSRGADDAAAAADVNIGLSSQVVPPSRSPMGFLGFTSAEHYLSSDDCVSQNDGRPYSVLLQCARAYSPVDEVSDGTDQHVADMVNHVFAHGLREEEYKEILEDAAAKRPDNCHALAPVDCNLQVLDALKTDAKKADFRLKDVGKDIITAAPILTKSLTVLDKIAQTSQPHVAQEVGMLNGALALLGHANHKNNVACRFIIKHEINHKYAHLCSDKVPMTRLLFGDDVSLSAKHTEESEKLRSKIAPRKPLSTLKFGPGKFRGSSGRLPYRGFMARFHPYGQRTHGPLSEHRQSFSQQGPETKNS from the coding sequence atggtgatggtcgctttggctgctttacgtggtgatgtggagaaattgaaggaggaaaggaacttaGGCCCCAGTCGGGGGGCTGATGACGCCGCGGCGGCCGCCGATGTAAACATTGGCCTTTCTAGCCAGGTGGTGCCTCCCTCACGCTCGCCCATGGGTTTTTTGGGCTTTACTTCAGCTGAGCATTacctttccagtgatgattgtgtcTCTCAGAATGACGGGCGGCCTTACAGTGTTCTCCTGCAGTGCGCCAGGGCTTACAGTCCTGTGGATGAGGTGTCTGATGGCACTGACCAGCATGTTGCCGATATGGTTAACCATGTATTTGCTCACGGCTTGCGAGAGGAGGAGTATAAGGAGATTTTGGAGGATGCTGCAGCCAAGAGGCCAGATAACTGTCATGCCTTAGCACCCGTGGATTGCAACTTGCAAGTTTTAGATGCACTGAAGACTGATGCCAAGAAGGCAGACTTCCGTTTGAaggatgttgggaaagacattattacGGCTGCCCCAATTCTGACTAAGTCACTCACAGTGCTTGACAAGATCGCCCAGACTAGCCAACCACATGTTGCCCAGGAAGTGGGCATGCTTAACGGTGCCCTGGCACTCCTGGGTCATGCTAATCACAAGAATAATGTGGCTTGCCGGTTCATCATCAAGCACGAAATTAACCACAAGTATGCTCACCTCTGTTCAGACAAGGTGCCCATGACTCGTCTTCTGTTTGGGGATGATGTCTCACTCTCAGCCAAGCACACTGAGGAGTCTGAAAAGTTAAGGAGTAAGATTGCTCCAAGGAAACCGCTCTCTACCTTGAAGTTTGGTCCTGGCAAGTTTAGGGGCTCTTCTGGGAGACTCCCATACAGGGGTTTTATGGCCAGGTTTCATCCATATGGCCAACGCACGCATGGTCCCCTGAGTGAGCACCGGCAATCCTTCTCACAGCAGGGTCCTGAGACAAAAAACTCCTGA